CCTGCAAACCTGCAAACGTGCCGACGATGTGTGGCTCCATGCCTGTGCACTTCGTTCAGATCACCCAATTCGCCAGGTCTATGCACAACCCCGCCACTTCGCTGTCGTTCCCACCACCCAGGTTGGTGCCCTAGTTGTAGGCAACACACTCATGGGCGGAAATGATGAGCAGATCGCCAAAGTTTATACAGACGAAGATGTGGCAAAACTTGTAGAAGCCAGCAAGAGGGAAGACTAAAACAGCTTTTGAATAGCGCGTCTATCTGCTTTTCCAGGACCAATGCTTGGAAGAGTCTCGAGGTGTTTTAAGCGCTTGGGCAGTTGCCAACGGGGGAGATCATCGAGGCCCTCGATTACTTCTGACGGCGAAATTGAGCCGGAATACACAGCCACAATTGCTTGTCCTAGGCGGGGATCTGGAATGCCCACCACACAAGCCGCAGTTACTCCTTTGATATCTGCAATGGCTCGCTCGAGTACTTCTGGGTGAAGCTTTAATCCACCGGAATCGATGATCGCATCAACTCGGCCAGTAACAGACAAAATGCCATCTCGTAGCTCGCCGGCATCGGAAGTGGTGAACCAGCCTTCGTTGGCAAAATCGGGATGATTGGGGGCGTTTCGATACCCCTGGGCGATCATGGGGCCACCGAGTTCAATGCGATCGTTTCGGAGCCGGACTTTTGCACTAGGAATCGGTTTTCCGCCATAGATGCAGCCGCCAGACGTTTCTGAGGAACCGTAAGTGGTAACAATGCTGATTCCCAGTTTTTTCGCTGAGGTTAGAGCTTGCTTGGACAGGGCTGCGCCGCCGACGAGGATGGCGTCGAACAGCTTTAAAGCCTCAATACCAGGCAGGGAATTCATGGCCTTGAGCAGCTGCATGGGGGTTAAAGAGGTGTAGATTCGGTCACCGGTGTTTTTTAATTCTGCGGCAGCTGTGGCGAAATCGTCGATATGAAAGCCTGTGCTTAAATCGATTGCCAATGGCTCGACACCTGCGATCAGGCTGCGGATTAACACCTGCATTCCGGCAATGTGGTGCGCTGGCATGGCAAGCAACCACTGGCCTTCACCACCTAGGAATTGGTGTGTGGCATCGGCGGAGCTCACCAGATTCAGTGGAGTTAATTGTGCACCTTTTGGAGTGCCAGTAGAACCAGAAGTGGCCATCACCAAAGCGATCGAAGGATCGATGGTGTGGCCAACATGTTGGGAATCGCGCAATAACTGTGCCCGGTTTTTATCCTGGGATGGAATAGGGAGGAAAGTTTTCTTTCCTGCGATAGCGTCCTCGAGATCTTTCAAAATCGTTGTGGGATGTGCAAGATCTACAGGTAATGCTTCGAGGACGCGGGTATTCATAGTTTGTGATTCTAGTGGGCTTTTGATCAGTCTAAAGAGTCGAGCCCGGGTTTTGATGTTCTATGCTTTGCGCTTTGCCAGAGCAGCGTCGATGCTCCATGCGCCTGCACCGGCTGCGATAAGCAGAAGTGCACCTGCACCGATTGCACCAACGAGCTCCCAGCCATTGTTGCTGACAAAGATGCCGGAGGATACGTGTGCAAATAGTGCTGCAAGAAGCATGTCAAGTGCCACGATAGCGCCCACGATGCGAGTAAACGCTCCTAGGATAATCAGGATTCCGCCGACAAGTTCAATCAGGGCAGCAAGGATGGCTGCGAAACCTGCAGCAGGGATACCAAGGGATCCGAAGAAGCCGGTGACTCCTTCGAGTCCTGTGATAGCAAATTTGTCCCAGCCGTGGGCGATCAAGATGACGCCGAGGAGGATGCGGGCGAGGAGGAAGGAAATTTCTTTGATTGTTGACATGGGCACTAAAGCTAGATGGAATTAGTTTCCGTGTCAACTATTGGGATTGGGTCGGAAGTTTCTGGCAAATATAAAGGCCAGCTATTAACGATCTATTTCCCGAGGTACAGCCCATTTATTCGGATCGGAAACGGGATCTGGAAGAAGCTCGGCGGGGAAAGATTGATAAGAAATCGGGCGCATAAATCTCTCGATTGCCAGGGTTCCAACACTTGTAGATTGCGCATTGGACGTAGCAGGGAATGGACCTCCGTGGATAACCGCATGCCCAACTTCCACTCCAGTTGGCCAGCCTCCGAAAAGAATGCGGCCCGCAAGGTCTTCCAAAAGGGGGATAAGTTGGGTCACTTCCCCAAAATCATCCTGGGATGAATGGATCGTGGCGGTTAGTTGTCCTTCGAGAACCAATGCTGCTTCGTGCAGTTGTTCCGGGGAGTCATAGCGAACAATCAGTGATGCAGCACCGAAAATTTCCTCCTGCAACACAGCATTATTCAGCAAGGTTTGAATGTCGCTTTCAAACACCACCGGCCCTGGCGCATTTTCACCAGCCCCAGGTTTACCGTGGGCACGAATGCCAACACCGGGTTGCTTTTCTAGGTTGTCCACTCCGCGCTGCCAGGCCTCGGCAATGCCCTTGGTGAGCATGGTTTGCCCCGTTGTGCCAGCAAACTCGGAGGCTACGAGCTGCACAAAGGCATCACCTGCAACTCCTCGGGGGACAAACACCAAACCAGGCTTTGTGCACAATTGCCCCGAACTGCCAGTGATCGATGCAGTAAAAGCTGCAGCTAAAGATGTCGAAGATTCCAAATCTGCAAGCGCGCCGGGAAAAACAAACACAGGATTTGTGGCACTCATTTCCGCAAAAACCGGCACGGGCACCGGCCTGTTGAACGCCGTGTGCATCAACGCCAGGCCACCCTGCCGCGATCCTGTAAAACCGATCGCCTGAATTGCCGGATCGGCCGCCAATTCTTGACCAATTTCCACCCCACGCCCGTAGACAAGATTAAACACACCAGCATCAAGCCCATGCTTTTCGACGGCGCCGAGCACCGCTTGCCCTACGAGCTCAGCGGTTCCAGGGTGCGCATTATGTGCTTTGAAAACCACAGGGCAACCCGCTGCCAACGCAGATGCAGTATCTCCACCTGCGGTAGAAAATGCGAGGGGAAAGTTGCTCGCGCCGAATACAGCAACAGGGCCCAACGGAATGTGGCGTTGTCTAAGGTCAACGCGGGGTCCACGTTCGATACGGACTCGGTGGAATTCTCCACTTTTCACCGTGGTGGCAAAAAGCCTGAGTTGATTGCTGGTTCGCGCGACTTCACCAGTCAACCGAGCTGGCGTTAGACCTGTTTCCAGGCTTGCGCGTTGCACAATCTCCTCAGTTAGAGCATCGATATTATCTGCGATGGAGTTAAGGAAATCAGCCCTAAGCTCAGGTGATGTAAGACGGTAGCTTTGAAAAGCTCTTTTGGCAGCAGTTGTGGCTTTTCGTAATTGTGCACTGCTGGCCAAGGAATAGGAAGGCTCTAAGCGGGCGTTTGTCCGGGGATCAAAACCAGTAATTTCTCCATTTGTTCCTGGGATCCAGGTGCCGTCGATAAGCGAACATCCATGCAATGCTGTTGCGGTGATCATGCTTTCACCTCTACTGGTAGTCGGTAAGAACCCGCGCCTGATGTTTCTAGAAGCTCAGTCAAATCAGCAATGTCTTGATCAGACAAATTGCGTAGTGGTGGTCGAACACTGCCGACATTTCGCCCGACTGCCTTGAGTCCACCCTTGACGATGGACACTCCAAAGCCTTGAGCACGGTCGCGGATATCTAGGTAGGGCAGCACGAAATCGCTGAGCTTCTTCTTTACTGCAGCACTGTCTTGGGCTCGGACATCGGCATAAAAAGCAAGGGCGAAATCTGGAATGAAGTTGAACATGGCAGAGGAGTAGGTGCTCATACCCATTTGAAGAAGGGGCAGGGCAAACGTCTCTGCTGTTGGCAAACCGCCGAGGTAGAAGAGGCGATCTCCACACAGGGTGGTGATTTTTGCTAGGTGTTCAATGTTTCCAGTGCCGTCTTTGAAACCAATGAAGTTGGGGTAGCGCTCAGATAGTCGGGCGATAACTTCAGGGGAGTAGATGGCATTGGCACGGTTGTACACAATCACGCCCAAGGAAGTGGATTCACATACTGCTGCAGCATGGTTGTAGAGGCCTTCGGCATCGCATTCGGTCAGGTAAGGCGGAAGCAGTAAAAGCCCTTCCGCTCCGGCTGCTTCTGCACCTTGTGCATTCGCAATGGCAGTTTTGGTGGATCCCGTAGCTGATCCTAGGACAGGTACGTCCGGGTGCGAGGCTTGGACTGCCAATTGGGTGACGCGGTGGTTTTCTTCAACGGTGAGACTGAAACCTTCACCGGTGCCGCCGGCTGCGAAAAGCCCAGCAACAGGATAACTGGACTGCCATTCGATGTGTTCGGCGTAGGCAGAATCATCCACTTCAAGGTCATCGCGGAAAGCGGTGGCGGGGAATGAGAGTAGTCCATCTTTAAGATGATCTGCCAAATCTTGGGGAGAAAAGCGTGCCATGGGGGCTCCTTAGGTGAGTGATCTATAAGACACTTTGGAGTCTAAGACGCGCCCGTGATACCTGTCCAAGATTAGTTTGGCATGTTGAAATACTTAAAAGGTATCGTCGATATTTTGGATAAACTTCCTCACTGCAGGATTATCATTTGTGATGGAATAAATAACCTGAAGTTCTGCTAAACCTGCAGGTAAATCATAAAAACTTCGGAACTCTACACCGTGATAATTGAGCTTTTTCGCAGATTCGGGAACAAGCGCAACACCTAATCCTGATGCCACCAAACTCACCATTGTGGTGATCTGGCTGAGCGTATGTTGCACTTGTGCATCATGAATCGTGAAGTTTCTAATGACAATGTCATAGAGGTACTTTGCCTTCGTAGGGGAATGCTGCAACAACGGCACCCCAGTGAGATGTTTACGCAACAGCGGACGATCCTCACTCAATAATGGATGACCCTTGGGAGCTGCAAGAACTAAAGAGTCTGCTTGCAAACGCCGAGTTTTAAGACCATCAACTGGGGAACTAAGGCGCCCAATACCTAAATCCAAAAGTCCTGACTCTAAAGCCGCAACCTGTTCGGTGGATACCATCTCAAACAGATCGACACTGACACCCGGCATCTTTTCATGTAGCCGATTCAACGTTGGGCCAAGGATAGAAAAGCCAGCAGCAGCGGTATATCCGATGTTGAGTTGTCCCCACATGCCAGAACTTGCCAACCGTGCACGTTCTGCCGCTTTTTCTGTGGAATTTAAAATCAGGCGAGCATCTTTCAAAAATGCCAGACCCGCAGTTGTGAGTTCCACTTTGCGGTTATCGCGATCCAGCAGCGTTGCACCAACAATCTTTTCCAGTTTTTGGATCTGACGGCTAAGTGGCGGCTGAGTCATCGATAACTCGGCAGCTGCTTTGCCGAAATGTAGGTGATTAGCCACGGCTACGAAACAGCGCAGCTGCTCTAGAGTGAACAAGAAGACTCCAAGTAATTAGTCGTGAGTTGGGAAGCCCTCAGCTTTAAGTTTCTTTTGGATGCGATCAATATCTTCTGTCTCCGGTGGCTGGCTATGCACATGGGTGATCAGCTTGCCGATCTTTTCACGGGTAATCGGCTTGTCATGGAGCCCATTGTTTTCGCCTTCTTCGATGAGAAGATCAGCCAGTTCATTGAGATCTTCTTCCGTAAGCTCTCGTTCCAAAACATAGAACAAGGCAAAAGTATCGTGGCGTGGCACCCCGGATGGATAACCCTGGCGGAGCCAGTTGAGTGCTCGCTGGGCAAAGTTTGGGCTGTCATTTTTGGGCATGGAAATAATTTTAGGCTGATCGGAAATGAAAATCATTGAAATGCCCTTTTCCGGATTATTTGAAAGGGGCACCTGCGGTCTAGTGGTTACTGTTCGTTGAGATAAAACGCAGCAGCATTGTTCCAAAACACATTGTCCACGTGTTCTTCACCGACGGTCTCGGCAATGAGGTCAAGATCTGCATCCTCAAAGGGGCGCTTAGCTCGGGTGGATGGAAGGTCAGTGCCGATCATTAATGCTGTGGGATCCACAGCCATGATTGCTTTCATAGTCTCAGCAGGATCGAGCTCAACTCGGCCGAATCCTGTTGCTTTAACTTTGATTCCGTTTTCCACCAGGCGGAGTAAAGCAGGAAGTCCATCGCGGTGCATACCTAGGTGATCAATGCTTACTGCAGGAAGTGAAATAAGCGTTGATTCCAACTCGTCTAATTCGCGAGCATCGACATAGAGTTCGGTATGCCACCCAGCTAAATCATGGACTCTACGTGCTAAAGATTCCAGATCATCAAGACCTGCGGAACCGCCACGCTTTAGATTGAAACGCACGGCCCTAATTCCCGCGGAATCAAGATCAAGAATGTCCTGATCTGTTGTATCTGCGGGGATTTGGGTAACACCAACATATCCAGGGCCTAGAGCTGCTAAGGCATCTTTGAGGTAGCCTTGGTCAAAAGCTTGGAAAGATCCAGAAACTACAGCTCCACCAGCAACATTGAGTCCTTCAACGCGCTGTGTGTAATCGTCAACGGTGAAAGGATCCGGGAGAAACCCATTGTTTTCAATAACCGGGTGGTTTGGATCGATGATGTGGAAGTGGGTATCAAAAAGCTTCGGTATGGTTTAGTTGTCCTTTGGGGATTGTGGAAGTCGGGACACAAATTTCTCGCGGTTTACTACGCCACGCTGGTGTGTTCCGGTGCTGATGGTGGCAAACTCGTCAGCTGCAGTGATGTTGAAAGTAACGGCACGACGGTTGATTTCAGCGACCTCAACATCGATGGTGACTGTGGATCCTGGCACGGTTGGTGAGGCGTGGGAGAAGTTCACATGGGTGCCCAGTGAGATTTCGTCGTCGTCTAAATGTGGGCGCAGAAGTTCCATGCATGCCCACTCAATGATGCCGACCATGTATCCAGTCGCCAATACATCTGGCATCGATTCAAAGTCAGATGCCTCTGGTAGGAGATTGGGAACCGTACGGTTTGCAGGCACCGTGTAGGTCATCTGGTGGGTTAGACCGGTAGTTAGTGTGTCTTTCATGATTTGTCTCCTGGAGTAATTCGTCGAAGGTTAATTAGTTCGCTCGCAGCTTGTTTTGCATCCACAATTCCGGTGATCTCGCCGGTGGTGATAACTCGCACGTTCGCGCCGTCGATAAGCAATGAAAAGAAGGAGCCGCACTCTGTGGGGCTTTCCAGACCATCTTGAGCGGCAAGCTCGATGAGCTTTTGGCGAATCCATGTTTTGTAGTCTGCGATAACCACGCGGGCGGGATGCTCAGGGTCGGGGAGTTCTGCTGCAGCGTTGGTGAACGGGCAACCGCGGAAACCTGGCTTTGCATGCCCGGCGATAAAACGATCAAACAGCGCGAGCACACGACTATCTGTATCGGCTGGCACGTTGTTGAGGTATTCCGTGATCTCCCGTTTTCTGGTGTCGCTGCGGCGTTGCAAAACTGCGGCGACCAGGCCAGCTTTAGTGCCGAACTGGGCGTACAGCGTCGGTTTTGACACTCCGGATTCTGCCACAACCCGGTCGACTCCGATCGCGCCGATTCCTTCTGAGTAAAACAATCGTGTGGCTACAGTGAGGAGTTTTTCTCCGCTTGTCGAGTACATGACGATCATATTAACTTACAGGTCTGTAAAGTATTGAGGATCTGGAAAAGAAATTTTGGAAACACCTCAGAAATGACAAAAGCCAGGCTTTCTTTGTGAAAACCTGGCTTTCATGAACCGTGCTGAACGTTAATTACCCTTCAGTGCCGAAAATATCTAGGCCGGCATACTGGTAAATGGTGCCCTTGGTGATCCAGAGGATACCGGCAACAATGGCAATCACAATGACGGCGAAGCAAATGGTGGAAGCGAATTTTCCAAAGACATTAGTGCCCTCAGATGAGGTGCCGTGGGCAAAACGAATCCCTAGCGCGAACAATGCTGGAAGACCCGCTCCAAGCAAAATGCCGACGAGGGTGACATCAACAAGGCTTCCGAAAAGCGTAGCGAAGTTCATTATTTGGTTACCTCATTCTCATTGCTTTGAAGATCAGTTTTTGGGGCGGCAGCAGGCTCCACACCATTTGTTTCATCATCCCAATCAGCATTCACATTGCTTGGATCTACAGGAGCCCTGCGGGAACGAGCGAAAATGTAGCCAGATAGGGAAAGAAGAATTGCGAAAGCAACAAGCACACCGAGAAGATCAGAGCTGATAAGACCAATGCCGTGTGCTACCCACCAGCAGAAAATGCCCACAATTGCTGAAGCTGGAAGGGTGATTAACCAAGCCATCGCCATGCGGCCAGCTACCGACCAGCGCACAGATGCGCCCTTACGGCCAATTCCGGTTCCCATGATGGAACCAGTAGCAACGTGTGTAGTGGACAGTGCCATACCAAAGTGGGATGAGGTCAAGATGATAGCTGCAGAAGACGTCTCAGCTGCCATGCCCTGAGGGGAATCAATTTCCACCAAACCTTTTCCAAGGGTACGGATAACGCGCCATCCACCCATGTAAGTACCAATGGCAATTGCTAAAGCACAGGTGGCTTTAACCCAGAACGGGATATCTGCTGCCGCGCCGAGGTGACCAGTAGCAACCAAAGAAAGGAAGATGACACCCATAGTTTTTTGAGCATCGTTGGTTCCGTGAGCTAGCGAAACCAAAGAGGCGGAACCGATCTGGCCCCAACGGAAATACCGGTTCTTTTCCTCATCCGCCACGGCTTTAGTGATGCCGTACACCGCGAAAGTACCGATTGCTGCAACGAGACCTGCGACAACTGGAGCGGCTAGTGCTGGCAGGATCATCTTGGACAACACGCCTTCCCAGACAACGCCACCGAAACCGAGTGAGGCGATTGCCGCGCCGATGAGGCCGCCGAACAGTGCGTGGGAAGAACTAGAAGGAATACCAAGAAGCCAGGTGAGAAGGTTCCAAACGATGGCACCGATAAGACCGGCAAAGACAACGAGCAGAAGTTGGTGGGAATCCCATGCGTTGCTCAAATCGAACTGGTCAAGATCCACAATGCCCTTGGCCACGGTACTTGCAACCTCAACAGAAAGGAAAGCACCCACAAGGTTGAGTAAGGCAGAAAGCGCCACCGCAATCTTTGGTTTTAGTGCGCCAGTGGCAATTGATGTTGCCATTGCGTTGCCGGTGTCATGGAATCCGTTTGTGAAATCGAAGGCCAAGGCCGTCACGATAACAATCAATAAAATAATCAGCTCGGTCACGACTTGGAAGTATGCCCTATAACGTGGCTAAACCAAACGCCGATTTTGTTTTTCGGTAGCGCTAATTGTCGGGTTTTGGTTTTCTGCCCCCGAAATTGGGGGGAGTTGCTGTACTGGGTCTAATTCGATCGTTGGTTTCGACCAACAAGCAACGTGCGGTTTTATAGCGATTGGCCGGTTGAAATGACAAAACTTATCTGGAAAGT
Above is a genomic segment from Corynebacterium suranareeae containing:
- a CDS encoding TetR/AcrR family transcriptional regulator; the protein is MYSTSGEKLLTVATRLFYSEGIGAIGVDRVVAESGVSKPTLYAQFGTKAGLVAAVLQRRSDTRKREITEYLNNVPADTDSRVLALFDRFIAGHAKPGFRGCPFTNAAAELPDPEHPARVVIADYKTWIRQKLIELAAQDGLESPTECGSFFSLLIDGANVRVITTGEITGIVDAKQAASELINLRRITPGDKS
- a CDS encoding inorganic phosphate transporter; translation: MTELIILLIVIVTALAFDFTNGFHDTGNAMATSIATGALKPKIAVALSALLNLVGAFLSVEVASTVAKGIVDLDQFDLSNAWDSHQLLLVVFAGLIGAIVWNLLTWLLGIPSSSSHALFGGLIGAAIASLGFGGVVWEGVLSKMILPALAAPVVAGLVAAIGTFAVYGITKAVADEEKNRYFRWGQIGSASLVSLAHGTNDAQKTMGVIFLSLVATGHLGAAADIPFWVKATCALAIAIGTYMGGWRVIRTLGKGLVEIDSPQGMAAETSSAAIILTSSHFGMALSTTHVATGSIMGTGIGRKGASVRWSVAGRMAMAWLITLPASAIVGIFCWWVAHGIGLISSDLLGVLVAFAILLSLSGYIFARSRRAPVDPSNVNADWDDETNGVEPAAAPKTDLQSNENEVTK
- a CDS encoding DoxX family protein, whose protein sequence is MSTIKEISFLLARILLGVILIAHGWDKFAITGLEGVTGFFGSLGIPAAGFAAILAALIELVGGILIILGAFTRIVGAIVALDMLLAALFAHVSSGIFVSNNGWELVGAIGAGALLLIAAGAGAWSIDAALAKRKA
- a CDS encoding DUF3349 domain-containing protein gives rise to the protein MPKNDSPNFAQRALNWLRQGYPSGVPRHDTFALFYVLERELTEEDLNELADLLIEEGENNGLHDKPITREKIGKLITHVHSQPPETEDIDRIQKKLKAEGFPTHD
- a CDS encoding amidohydrolase family protein, whose translation is MPKLFDTHFHIIDPNHPVIENNGFLPDPFTVDDYTQRVEGLNVAGGAVVSGSFQAFDQGYLKDALAALGPGYVGVTQIPADTTDQDILDLDSAGIRAVRFNLKRGGSAGLDDLESLARRVHDLAGWHTELYVDARELDELESTLISLPAVSIDHLGMHRDGLPALLRLVENGIKVKATGFGRVELDPAETMKAIMAVDPTALMIGTDLPSTRAKRPFEDADLDLIAETVGEEHVDNVFWNNAAAFYLNEQ
- a CDS encoding 5-dehydro-4-deoxyglucarate dehydratase, with protein sequence MARFSPQDLADHLKDGLLSFPATAFRDDLEVDDSAYAEHIEWQSSYPVAGLFAAGGTGEGFSLTVEENHRVTQLAVQASHPDVPVLGSATGSTKTAIANAQGAEAAGAEGLLLLPPYLTECDAEGLYNHAAAVCESTSLGVIVYNRANAIYSPEVIARLSERYPNFIGFKDGTGNIEHLAKITTLCGDRLFYLGGLPTAETFALPLLQMGMSTYSSAMFNFIPDFALAFYADVRAQDSAAVKKKLSDFVLPYLDIRDRAQGFGVSIVKGGLKAVGRNVGSVRPPLRNLSDQDIADLTELLETSGAGSYRLPVEVKA
- a CDS encoding LysR family transcriptional regulator, with product MFTLEQLRCFVAVANHLHFGKAAAELSMTQPPLSRQIQKLEKIVGATLLDRDNRKVELTTAGLAFLKDARLILNSTEKAAERARLASSGMWGQLNIGYTAAAGFSILGPTLNRLHEKMPGVSVDLFEMVSTEQVAALESGLLDLGIGRLSSPVDGLKTRRLQADSLVLAAPKGHPLLSEDRPLLRKHLTGVPLLQHSPTKAKYLYDIVIRNFTIHDAQVQHTLSQITTMVSLVASGLGVALVPESAKKLNYHGVEFRSFYDLPAGLAELQVIYSITNDNPAVRKFIQNIDDTF
- a CDS encoding thioesterase family protein codes for the protein MKDTLTTGLTHQMTYTVPANRTVPNLLPEASDFESMPDVLATGYMVGIIEWACMELLRPHLDDDEISLGTHVNFSHASPTVPGSTVTIDVEVAEINRRAVTFNITAADEFATISTGTHQRGVVNREKFVSRLPQSPKDN
- a CDS encoding aldehyde dehydrogenase (NADP(+)), producing the protein MITATALHGCSLIDGTWIPGTNGEITGFDPRTNARLEPSYSLASSAQLRKATTAAKRAFQSYRLTSPELRADFLNSIADNIDALTEEIVQRASLETGLTPARLTGEVARTSNQLRLFATTVKSGEFHRVRIERGPRVDLRQRHIPLGPVAVFGASNFPLAFSTAGGDTASALAAGCPVVFKAHNAHPGTAELVGQAVLGAVEKHGLDAGVFNLVYGRGVEIGQELAADPAIQAIGFTGSRQGGLALMHTAFNRPVPVPVFAEMSATNPVFVFPGALADLESSTSLAAAFTASITGSSGQLCTKPGLVFVPRGVAGDAFVQLVASEFAGTTGQTMLTKGIAEAWQRGVDNLEKQPGVGIRAHGKPGAGENAPGPVVFESDIQTLLNNAVLQEEIFGAASLIVRYDSPEQLHEAALVLEGQLTATIHSSQDDFGEVTQLIPLLEDLAGRILFGGWPTGVEVGHAVIHGGPFPATSNAQSTSVGTLAIERFMRPISYQSFPAELLPDPVSDPNKWAVPREIDR
- the menE gene encoding o-succinylbenzoate--CoA ligase, producing the protein MNTRVLEALPVDLAHPTTILKDLEDAIAGKKTFLPIPSQDKNRAQLLRDSQHVGHTIDPSIALVMATSGSTGTPKGAQLTPLNLVSSADATHQFLGGEGQWLLAMPAHHIAGMQVLIRSLIAGVEPLAIDLSTGFHIDDFATAAAELKNTGDRIYTSLTPMQLLKAMNSLPGIEALKLFDAILVGGAALSKQALTSAKKLGISIVTTYGSSETSGGCIYGGKPIPSAKVRLRNDRIELGGPMIAQGYRNAPNHPDFANEGWFTTSDAGELRDGILSVTGRVDAIIDSGGLKLHPEVLERAIADIKGVTAACVVGIPDPRLGQAIVAVYSGSISPSEVIEGLDDLPRWQLPKRLKHLETLPSIGPGKADRRAIQKLF